TCCAATAGTATGTCCGTAGTTCAGAATTCTCCTGATATCGCCTTCCCTCTCATCTTCCGCCACAACTTCAGCCTTTATTTTACAGCATCTGAACACCGTCTCTGTCAATAATTCCGTGTCCAGCTGCAAAAGCGCCTGTCTGTTTCTCTCCAGAAACCCGAAAAATTCCCTGTCCCTGATAACGCCATATTTTATCACTTCGGCCATTCCGCCGAGCAGCTCGTCTTCCGGCAGAGTCTTTAAAAAACCAATATCTATATAAACTGCACGTGGTTGATAAAAGGCCCCCAGAAGATTTTTCCCTTCCGGTATATCTACACCGGTCTTTCCCCCCACGGAACTGTCTACCTGGGCCAGCAGCGTTGTCGGTATCTGTACAAATGGAATTCCTCGCATATACGCGGATGCAAGAAACCCTGCAATGTCACCTGACACTCCACCTCCAAATGCTATCACCGCGTCATGACGATCAAATCCTTCCCTTGCCATTGCGCTGGCCAGAGTGCCTATAGTTTCAAGAGTTTTATTATTTTCACCCTCTGGAAAAGTTAAAAGAACCGCCTGCAGACCAGCATTATTCAATGATTCCATCAATCGGGCACCATAAAGAGAGGCGACCTTTTCATCACTGATCACGGCAAGTTTTTTCCCAAAGTTTCTTTTCTGAAGGTCAATTCCTATAATTTCCAGGATATTTCTTTGAAAATAAATCGGATAACTTCTCTCATCAAGTCCAACCACAAGCTCATTCATTCAGCACCCTCATAAAAAAAGGAGATACCCCCGAAGGTGATATCTCCTTTTATGATCAATCAATTAAATTATCAACTACATGGAGTCGCCGGAGGCAGCTCCCTGCATTTTTACTTCAACTTTCTCTTTCAAACCGGCATAATACTTCTTGAGGTGATCAAGAACTTCATCGCGACCGAAGTGATCAACGATTTCAGCACCTTCAGAGAGGGCCTTACGCAGTTTGGTTCCGGAAAGAATAACACGGGATTCCTTTTCATGTGGACAGGTACGCAGAGAAGCCATTCCGTCACACTTATGGCAGTAGAAGGTCCAGTCAATCTTCATCGGCTTACACTGGAGATCCTTACCCTCATCACCGGTTGTGGGAATACGATCGAATATTTCCTGTGCCTCAAACAGACCATAGAAATCACCGACACCAGCATGGTCCCGACCGATAAGCATGTTGTTCACACCATAATTCTGACGGAAGGTAGCATGGAGCAGTCCTTCACGGGGACCTGCGTAACGCATGTCAAGTGGATATCCGGCATTGATCACATGCTCTTTTACGAAATAATTCTCAATGAGAATATCAATCGCTTTTACACGGGTCTCGGCAGGAATATCACCCGGCTTCAGGTTGCCGATCAGAGAGTGAATCAAAACACCATCACACACTTCCACGGCAATTTTTGCCAGGAATTCATGGGAGCGATGCATCGGGTTACGAAGCTGAAGAGCGGCAACATTTGACCATCCACGCTCATCGAACATTGCGCGGGTCTCTGCAGGTTTCAGATACACTCCCGGATACTCAGAAGGATATTCACCCTCGGAAAGAACCTTAACTGGACCTGCCAGGTTAACATCTTTCTGATTCATTACCATAATTACGCCGGGATGATCTTCAGGAGCTATTTCCCAGAATTTTCCGTCAACTGATTCTTCACCTTCACCCATGAAGACTTTTTCACATTCCCATTTTTTATCGGCTTCGGTCATCTCGTATTTTTCTTCAACGAGCATGGTTGCGAATACTTCACCATCTTTAACGAGAGCGATCTCGGAGCCTTCAGCGATTTCTGCTGCATCTGCGGTAGTGACATCAAGCGTGATAGGTACAGGCCAGAAGGTTCCATCAGCCATCTGGAAATTTTCACAGACACCTTTCCAGTCAGCTTTTTTCATAAAACCGGTCAGGGGAGAAAAACCACCGATTCCCATCATGATCAGATCTCCCTTAGCCCGATCAGAGATCTCAATCTGCTTCAGTTCTGCGGCTTTTTTCAACTCAGCATCACGCTCAGCGCCTTCAAGCAAGGCACAAACCAACCCTTTTCCACCATGGGGTGCGACTAATTTCGACATAAAAATCCTCTTTTAAAAAAATTCATATTAAAAACTGACACCATACAAACTTATGCACAGCATACTGAACGGTAATTCATTTACAGATTAATTATATACAAAAAAACCGGCTGATAAGTCAAGGGAAAAGCGGGCTATGACTTTCCAACCCTGATTCTACCGGATATACTCAGAATGATCTCTTTCCTGCCTCCCAAGGCATCAGAGATTATAACCCGCCCCGCCTTATTACCAATCCCGTTATTGAATCTTGTTCTTTTCCGAGTGAAGGTTGTTGCCAAATCGACATTAACGGGTAATGACCTCCTCATAATGATCTCCTCTCCCTGCTGCCTGTTCCAGTCTCCCGCACGGCCGTTATCACCACCGTCATCAACAAAAATTGTATATCTGTTACCATCAATCCTGAAAACAACCGGGCAATTTCGTTTAATGGCAATAACTTTACCTTCCTGTAATCCACGCACAAGTTGAAATACCTCATTACGAAAAGCAGCCCGGTGCTGCATGCAGCGAACAGACGGCACAACCAGAGTTGTTAAAACCGATAACACAACCATACAGGTCATGCACTCATACAGTGAAAACCCTTTTTGATTTTTCATATTCTCTCCTTCCCGGAAAACAAATACAACCTCTTCAATAATTATTTTCGGAAAGGATAAATGAAAAATCTTACAAAAATCTTACCGGTAGCTGTGTTATATTCCGTATTCTTTAATTTTATTGAGGAGAGAAGGATAGCTTATCTCAAGAATATGAGCTGCCCTGGATTTGTTGCCTCCGGTTTTTTTCAATGCTCGATCAATTATCTTTTTTTCAAGGATTTTCTGAGCTTTTTTCAATGACAGCTCTCCGTAGGGAATGATAATCCCGGATCCATTACCTTCCTGGAAAAAACCATGTTGTAACGACTCCATCGCAAAGTCATCTCCGTTGGCAAAAACAACCCCTCTCTGGACTCTGTTTTCCAACTCCCGAACATTCCCCGGCCAATGGTAAGCAACCATTTTTTTAATTACGTCACCTTTCGGATACTGAACAGACGTTCCAAATTTCTTGTTATACTTCCGAAGAAAATGACTGCAGAGGTGCGGAATATCATCAGTTCTTTCACGCAAAGGGGGTAAGTGCAATGTGAGCACATTCAACCTGTAAAACAGATCCTGTCGAAAATTACCAAGAGCCACCTCTTCTTCAAGAGTTCTGGATGTTGCCGCCAAAATGCGTACATTTATTTTTTTCGGTAGTGCAGCACCTAGTGGATGGATCTCCTTCTCCTGCAGAACGCGAAGAAGCTTAACCTGCATATCTAAAGGCAGTTCCCCAATTTCATCCAAAAAAAGTGTGGAACCGTCAGCCAGCTCAAGAATACCCTTCTTGTTCCTGTCAGCACCGGTAAATGCCCCTTTTACATATCCAAACAATTCACTTTCCAGTAATTCTCCAGGAATACTGCCACAGTTAACAGCATAGAAGACCATGTTTCCACGGGAAGAACTTTTATGGATTCCTTTTGCAACAAGTTCCTTCCCCGTTCCCGATTCGCCTGTGATAAGCACTGACGCATCATATTGTGCTATTTTCTGAGCTTGCTGAATGGTCTTTTTTATTTCTGCGCTCTCTCCAACTATCGGCTCAAAACCAGTTCCCTCCTGTTTCTCTTTTATAATTTTTTTCAGTTCCCGGTTTTCCGCCTTCAACTGCTCCCTTTCTTCAGCCTTTTTCAAGGTAAGCAGTACTTCGTCAACTTTGAATGGCTTCGAAATGAAATCATAGGCACCGGCTTTCATTGCTTCAAGTGCCATTTCCACTGTTCCATACGCTGACATCATTATTACAGTTGAAGAACCAAGAGAGTTTTTTGCCTGGACAAGAAATTGCAGACCATCAATTTCCGGCATACGCACATCACATAAAACAAAATCATATGTTTCTTTTCTTACCAGATCTATCGCCTGAAGACCATCTGAAGCAGATGTTACTTGATAGCCGTTTTTTTCAAGCATTACTCCCAACATATGACGCATATTCTTTTCATCATCAATAACAAGTATGCGCTTTACAGCCTGAAAATTATTATTTTTCATATGATATGATCCGTTCTTAACGTGTACTTGATGCGTAACTGGTCACAAGATTTGTAACTATGTGTTTTCATTTACCTCACCCTTGTAAGTGTTCAGGGGTGCCGTAGATTCGTGCAGGCATGACTGGCTGCAGGTAAGTGGAGCGTAGCGGAAACTCCGATAGCCCAATGCAGGCAGTCGCGACCGTGTGAATATGCGGTGTTCCTGATTACTTACCTTGATGCAGGTGAAACCACCGGCAATACCAGATGGACAACAGTTCCGGTTCCCACGCTACTCTCAAGCCATATTTTGCCACCTAATGCATCTATCAATGAATATGAAACCGAAAGACCAAGCCCGGTTCCTTTCCCCGGCTTTTTAGTTGTATAAAATGGATTAAAAACAGATGACAGTTTTTCTTCCTCAATTCCCGTCCCATTGTCAGCAAGGCGGATAATGACCACAACACGCCCGTCCTCAATTCCTTTCTCACAGAATAGACTAATAGTTTTTTTTTGGTTTCCTCCCTTTGCCTCTACCGCATCAACAGCATTCAAAAAGCAGTTGAGCAACACCTGCAGCAAGGATTTTCCTCCTCGAATAAACAAAGGATTTTCTAATTTGATCTTCCTGGAATAGTTGATGTTTTTAAGCTTTCTGTGTACTCGAACCATGGAATCCAACTGATCAAGCAGGATTATAATATCCATAATACCATCATCCTCTTCACCGTGTCCGGCAAAGTCAAGAAGACGATGAATAAGGGTGTCAACCCGAACAACTTCTGATATCGCATTATTAATGAAGAGCTTTCGCTCTTGAACAGTCAATTTTTCATCATTAAGCAATTCAAGATATCCTTGAATGACACCGAGGGGATTACCGATCTCATGAGCCATTCCCGCAGAAAGAACTCCAACAGCAGCCATTTTTTCCGCCAGAATTACTTCTTTTCTCGTCCTCCTCAACTGATCATTGGCATCAGAAAGAGACCTGACAGTCTGTTTTAATTTATCCCTGTCATTTTCTATTCTCCTGACCATGGAATTAAGGGAAAAGGCAAGTTTTCTGAATTCATGTCCCTCGTTTTCCACCACAAAATCAGCTTCCCCTTCATTAAACCGATAGGATCGGGTCATCTGAACCAGATGTTCCAACGGCTTGACAACAAACTTGATCATTCTGAACAATCCAACGACACTCAACACCATGACATTTAACAGAATATACATCAAAATCAGTTTCTGTTTTCGATATATTTCCTGATATAATGGTTTCAGATCAATAACCAGACCATCAGAAGCAGAAACAAAACCAGCTGCAGCTAAAGGTTGCGCCAGAATTACATACCTGGAAACCGGATTGAAAACACCCCACATATTCCCCTCAAAACGAAGCACGGGAGATGCGGTTATCGCAGCAATTTGTAATGCATTATTCAGTACTTTTGATTTTTCTTCTGCGGGGAATATTTGAAAGGTATTGTTCCGGAAAAAAGCAACCTGCACATAATTTTCATTCACAATACTTGAAATTACCTGCCTTTTTTCTGACAAATCCGAAAAATTTTTTCCACCTGCAACAGCTAGAATTTTCACTGCCGCATCTATCTGGCCCCTGACCATCGCCTTTTGCCAGAAAGTAACAATAACGATATCGGTTAATATCATTCCCAAGGTCAAAAGCAAAATATATGAACCGGTTATTCGAAATTTCAGCCCATAATTCATTGTCTTTGCCCTTCCTCATTTTATCGATATTCACATATTCTGATATCTGCCGGATTACTCATAAATAGTATAACAGGCTTACCTGCTTGAATGAAAGACCGAAAAAAAGCCAGGCACTTATATCAGTAACGAGTGCCTGGCTTTTCCCCCTTCTGATTCCTTTCAAATTACACAACTATTCTTGAATGGTTCAGTTCGTATTATTTATAGCTGAATACAATAGATCTGCTTCACCTATCGCCTCTGCAACCAGCTTGTTTTTTCAGATTTCGTACTGCCGGTCTCACCCTGACTGATTGTTATAATATCACCAGTACTTGTCTGGATATAAGCTGTCGTACCTTTTTCCCGTCCTGTATGAATATTGGGAGTCAGGGCCAGGCCGGAACCGAGATCTATATCTCCGGAAATTTTCAGCTCGCCATCATCAACTGTCTGATTAGAGTTCGCATCAATAAAGATATTCCCGGTTCTGAAAACCGGCTTATAAAATGACGTTCCTGTCTGGTACCACCGGGCATACAGACGACTGGTCCCCTCAGCGACACAAACATCCACTGAAGGCAGATACGTAGTAAATGTCAAAAGACCTCCAAGGAGTGCGGCCTGTCCAAGATTTCTTTCATTAGTATGCAGGAAATCAATATACCACCCCTGGTAAGTACCATCTTCCATTTTATGGATCATGTTTTCCCAAGTCGTATCGTTTGGAGAATAAAATGGGTGGTTTTTTACGACCTTGCCATTGTACACTTCTATATTTGTCGAATCCAGCAGACTGCTCAGCTGCACTTCTTCCCAGGTAAAACCATTATTTCCGTCATAAGGTTCTTTGATACCATAATAACTTTGCTGGGCACTATCAGAAGCATCGGCCCCCACGATAAATCTGCCGGTTCCAAAAAACACCCACCTCTCCCGGTCAAATTGATCTGAAAGGTGCATTGCCGGATCACTGCCGTCAATGTCAAAACTGACTTTTTCGCCAATTGTAATCGATGGGGCCACAGTGACTGGCTGGCTGATATTGTTCACACCTGCCATTCTCAGATCAAACAGAACATTATCAGCTCTATCTACAATTCCTCCGGATCCTACGGAAATAGTGTCAACCCAGTCTGTAGTTGTTGTGCTGTCAGCAATAACCAGTCGCTTGAGCTGTCCTGCCCAGGAACTGTTACTGTTATCCCACTGGATTGTTCCAAAATAAACTGCTTCAGCATTGAAATTCAGATCATAATCAACAGTTATCGGTTGAGATATAAACGATGGTTCATCATCTGCCGTGGTTGATTCATCTCCATCAAAATTTTCAATAAAAGCAGAAGTTGTTGCAGACGTAACATGTAGAGCATTACCATTGTCATCAATAACTTCAATGCGCTCACTTCCTGGTTCTGTTAAAGCTTTAAGGTTTACAACAAAGAGTCTGCCGGTCTGCAGACTCTTGCCGTCACCCAGGACAGTCGGGGAACCAATGGTACCACTTGTAGTCACAGAACCTATGGTATCCCGGCTTGCAGCGATTCCGTTTTCATCAGCGGGTCCCGATCCAAACACGAGATACCAGTCATTCGTGTTGAAAGCCACGCTGCTCCCCGATCCGCTTTTTGAACGCATCGGTACCACCGTTGGATAACATGTCGTATAACCCTGCTCCGGCAAAGTAATTTCAGCTAAAACTTTAGGAGCGACTTCCGGATTTGTAATATCGAACACCACAAATGCAGAACTCATTTCCTTATCCGTAGCATCCACTACATCATCCCGATCCGTATCAGCATAGATATGACCACCACCGAACTTCATGCCTATTACCATAACAGTACCCCAGCCCATTGGATGATCTACATCTTCCTGAAAAATCTTTGCATCAAAAATCTTAGGGGATAAATCGTTATAAAAGACATGGGGATAGGTATCTTCGGTCAACCAATATAAATGTGGAAGAAGATTGAAAGGCACATAGGCCCACATTTCCGCTCCAAGTGGATAAGGAGTCTGGTTCGCAGGAGTGTAGGCATTGTCACCATTCAAATCTGCATATTTTTCTCCAGGATCGTATGCGTCATTTCCATTGGCATCAATATATGGTTCTGCTATCTGGGTTTTAAATGTCCGCATGTCATGATCGTAAAATCCACCATTGAAAGCATGAATCATCCCATCATTTCCACCTGCATATACAACAGATCGTCTGTTCAGATACCGAACAAGAAAATGCGCATAACTTTCATCACGATAAATGAGATGATAATTTTCTGCAGGTCTGCCAACGAGTGTTGGAGAAGAACTGACAATATCCCCGAGACGCCAGGTATGGTCAACACTGCTACCCGCCGGGCGATATTGCCTGCCTCTCATTCCGGGAACAGTATAACTGCCAATTGTTACGGGTGCCTGATCTTCACCCCGGATAAAATCAACTACCCTCTTGGCTTGAATCGGGAGAAAGGTTGTCCGGTTTCCTTCTCCTTCTATATTGGAAACCCAGGCAGGTTTATCACTGAAAGAAGGATACAAAGTCAAATAGGGAAAAATTTTACTCAGATCAGTCATGTCCGCAAAAGAAGGTGTCGCTGGAGCCTCAAATGCTTTAGTTTCACCTGGATCCACAATCATATCATCATCTTCATCTACAAATGTAAATATGTACCTGTTATCAGTAACAGAATTGTATGCTCGCTGTGTCAACGGATCAAGAGAAAAAGCATCCAGCCAGTCTCTAGAATTCCAGAGATATTTTATTTCATCCGGAGTATATCCAGTGGCCACAAGCTCTGTATCCAGAATGCCGTTACCATTCTGATCTTCAGTATCGAGGTGGCCATTTCCATTTATATCTTCCCCCGAATCAAGAACACCATTGCCATTACTGTCTTCAGTATCCAGGGACCCGTTTTTATGCCATGAAGGGATATCCGGGGTAAATGTCACTTCGTCTTCAACATCTTTCACACCATTTTCATTACTGTCATCCCAGAGGGATACTGTCCCGTTATCAAATACAGCTATTAAATCACGGTAATCCAATTTACCGTCATCATCATAGTCCGGCTCATCAACATTATGGTCCAGTCTACCATTGAAATTCAGATCCTCTCCCGGATCCAGAACATTGTTTGAGTTGACATCCTCATCCAGCCCTGTATCCCTGACCCCGTTGTAGTTCAGATCCTCATTTCGTGTGTTCAGTTGCTTCAGTCCAAAACCACTGCTAGTATCAGAAACGATCACCCCGGAACTGTTTTTATACATGTCAACACGCATGTTACCAAAACTGTCAACGAGAAAAGATTGAACCTGCCCCACCCACTGGACAGCCTTCCCGCCCTCATCTTCATATTCAGGGTAAAAAACAGACTGATAAACAGCCCCCTCACCGGAACGTGAGCTCGAAATAACTGAAGCTGCTGTTCCCGAAGACGCTCTCCGCAACATTTCAGCAAAAGAACGACTGAGTTGTTCTTCCAGTTTCAGCGGATTCACTACATAAAAATAACTGTCAGGAATATCATCGCCATCGCTGTCCCATTCTGCCTGCAAGTTCGGTGTCGGGTCTGAAAGATAATCAACCTTACCGTTCCCATTCAGGTCTTCTCCGGGATCCAGTCTGCCATTATTATTCGCGTCCTCATCGTCAGTATCCCGATCCTGAAAGCCACCCCATTTTGCTGCATAATACAATGGATTTTCAAGTAAAGTAGCCCCGCCAGTTGTTCCTGGATCAAAACTTCTTGTGGTCGTTCTTGGCAAAGCCGTACCATCATTCCATGTACCTCCCGGCATCTCACCTGGTGGAGTATCAAGGAAATAATCAACATCACTTGAAGCGGAAGTGTCTTCATCCCTCACTTCAAGATATATACCATCATTAGTTGTTCCTGAAATAATATAGCCCACATGCTGCTGAATACAGCCGGAAGCATAAGTTGAACTGAGTGTGATATCCACTTGTCCATTGTTCACAGTATATTCATAGACAACAATGGCATCCATATCATGGTCAGCAGCCTGTTCAACATCTTCAAAATTAACCCTGAATTTTCCATAAGTCGGGGAAATTGTTTCCACAAAAAAATCGACAATAGTATTCGTCGGCTGAAAATGCCCCTGGGTTCCATCAATCCCAAGGCATCCACCCACCGATTTTGCAAATGGAATCAGAGTGATTGTACGCACATCGGGAACACCCGCAGTTCCTACATCAACCTCAATATTAATTTTCGGTAAAGGTGACGCCAGTCCGACACTAAATGTCGAGATCCTCTGTGCGCCATCCGCTGTCGCGTTGATATCATATTTAGCCCCATAGTATGCGACAGCAGCAGCATAATAGCTACCCTCCTTTGTGGGTTCTTCAGGACACAATCCCCGGATATCACCTAGAGTCCCGACTGTTTTCGGAGTACAGGCCCCATCATAGTTGGTATCTTCCTGGCCGATGAAATGGTTTCCGTTGATACCTTCACCGGCAGCAATAGCGCCTGCCAGAGTCTCCACATTCATGATATCCGTATTATTTGCTCCTGTAGTGAAATCACTTGAAGGCAGGGCTGTACTGAAATTAGAATTACTTCCAGGCAGTTGGTCTGAATCAAATGTCGGATAAATATCACTCAGCACAAGCATGAATGGGCTCGCACAATAACTGAAAATATCGTATGGCTTCTGCCATGCCGGCTTGGGCAAACCCAGATTACTGTCAATTGTGGACCCGCTGTAGTCAAAAATTGATGTCGGAGTCGCTTTACCTGCAAAGTAGCGAATTGTTTCATACATCATTTCAGCAATAGGATTTCCCCAGTCCTGAAATTCACCATCAACCATAGGTCGTGTCGTCACCCAGGCAGTCGGCCAGCCATTTGCATAATTATAACTGCCATAATGAAACTGCGTAATACGGAATTTATTTATGGTGTCAATTATTCCACCTGTGGCTGGAACCAAGATCTGTCCTGTATTTGTGTCTATTTCATCGGTAAAAGAACTGATATTTTTTCGCAGTACCCCACCGGCCATATTTTTATCATATGAGCCTGTGAGCAGACCAAAATACATTTTTTCGTCTTCACCATATTTCTGCAGTAAGCCGACAGGTTTCAAAGACCCGGAAGGATACTGCTTACAATTATTTTCCGGAAAGGCCGGATCACATACAACTACCCGCACATCATAATCAGTTATTGTTGATGCACCGGCATTTGTTAAATCAAAAGTACTCTGCGTGAGATCACTTGTTCCGTCATTATCAGAATCAAAAGCGAGAGCAGGAACAAGCTGCCATCCAAAACCACCACTCCAATCCTGCATCCAGTAAAGATAATAATTGTCTCCCCCACCAGCTTCCTCATGCCTGAATTCAATAGTATGTAACCCCGCGGTGAGGGTGATAGGGGAACTGTCGTGAGAATGACAGTTACATCGTCCATGTCCGCCATGCCATCCAACAATAAAATTCCCGTCGATGATAACTTCAACAGCATCATCTCCATCAACAGCAAAAATATAATCACCG
The DNA window shown above is from Desulfomarina profundi and carries:
- a CDS encoding sensor histidine kinase, producing MNYGLKFRITGSYILLLTLGMILTDIVIVTFWQKAMVRGQIDAAVKILAVAGGKNFSDLSEKRQVISSIVNENYVQVAFFRNNTFQIFPAEEKSKVLNNALQIAAITASPVLRFEGNMWGVFNPVSRYVILAQPLAAAGFVSASDGLVIDLKPLYQEIYRKQKLILMYILLNVMVLSVVGLFRMIKFVVKPLEHLVQMTRSYRFNEGEADFVVENEGHEFRKLAFSLNSMVRRIENDRDKLKQTVRSLSDANDQLRRTRKEVILAEKMAAVGVLSAGMAHEIGNPLGVIQGYLELLNDEKLTVQERKLFINNAISEVVRVDTLIHRLLDFAGHGEEDDGIMDIIILLDQLDSMVRVHRKLKNINYSRKIKLENPLFIRGGKSLLQVLLNCFLNAVDAVEAKGGNQKKTISLFCEKGIEDGRVVVIIRLADNGTGIEEEKLSSVFNPFYTTKKPGKGTGLGLSVSYSLIDALGGKIWLESSVGTGTVVHLVLPVVSPASR
- a CDS encoding pilus assembly FimT family protein produces the protein MKNQKGFSLYECMTCMVVLSVLTTLVVPSVRCMQHRAAFRNEVFQLVRGLQEGKVIAIKRNCPVVFRIDGNRYTIFVDDGGDNGRAGDWNRQQGEEIIMRRSLPVNVDLATTFTRKRTRFNNGIGNKAGRVIISDALGGRKEIILSISGRIRVGKS
- a CDS encoding sigma-54-dependent transcriptional regulator — translated: MKNNNFQAVKRILVIDDEKNMRHMLGVMLEKNGYQVTSASDGLQAIDLVRKETYDFVLCDVRMPEIDGLQFLVQAKNSLGSSTVIMMSAYGTVEMALEAMKAGAYDFISKPFKVDEVLLTLKKAEEREQLKAENRELKKIIKEKQEGTGFEPIVGESAEIKKTIQQAQKIAQYDASVLITGESGTGKELVAKGIHKSSSRGNMVFYAVNCGSIPGELLESELFGYVKGAFTGADRNKKGILELADGSTLFLDEIGELPLDMQVKLLRVLQEKEIHPLGAALPKKINVRILAATSRTLEEEVALGNFRQDLFYRLNVLTLHLPPLRERTDDIPHLCSHFLRKYNKKFGTSVQYPKGDVIKKMVAYHWPGNVRELENRVQRGVVFANGDDFAMESLQHGFFQEGNGSGIIIPYGELSLKKAQKILEKKIIDRALKKTGGNKSRAAHILEISYPSLLNKIKEYGI
- a CDS encoding PA14 domain-containing protein, with translation MLVMGKNHKLYYEAYNDASDLNEDGTLDVGYKGEAEPFVDSNSNNQWDFGESYTDVNGDGKWTPGIDYYGYFDSYKCYNYSSADSRFEPVAAPVVGTTPSKKCDGVNTIYWSGDFLNYLTMARMDALRKVLYGGYRSTDDPTETVLQRVYVPQDAHTWGKEYESVSRDGYDIRDYTPLGLPAPNTRHLFASTTLSENGDPVLRVLPNNTHRIWEWVAKEGPVADNSLESSAGGHPGHPNSHNDFDDMVTQYATSGNLMGSRTVSSDATFNGQINGSGNPFGSDDNYLTIFAGQINIPVTGDYIFAVDGDDAVEVIIDGNFIVGWHGGHGRCNCHSHDSSPITLTAGLHTIEFRHEEAGGGDNYYLYWMQDWSGGFGWQLVPALAFDSDNDGTSDLTQSTFDLTNAGASTITDYDVRVVVCDPAFPENNCKQYPSGSLKPVGLLQKYGEDEKMYFGLLTGSYDKNMAGGVLRKNISSFTDEIDTNTGQILVPATGGIIDTINKFRITQFHYGSYNYANGWPTAWVTTRPMVDGEFQDWGNPIAEMMYETIRYFAGKATPTSIFDYSGSTIDSNLGLPKPAWQKPYDIFSYCASPFMLVLSDIYPTFDSDQLPGSNSNFSTALPSSDFTTGANNTDIMNVETLAGAIAAGEGINGNHFIGQEDTNYDGACTPKTVGTLGDIRGLCPEEPTKEGSYYAAAVAYYGAKYDINATADGAQRISTFSVGLASPLPKINIEVDVGTAGVPDVRTITLIPFAKSVGGCLGIDGTQGHFQPTNTIVDFFVETISPTYGKFRVNFEDVEQAADHDMDAIVVYEYTVNNGQVDITLSSTYASGCIQQHVGYIISGTTNDGIYLEVRDEDTSASSDVDYFLDTPPGEMPGGTWNDGTALPRTTTRSFDPGTTGGATLLENPLYYAAKWGGFQDRDTDDEDANNNGRLDPGEDLNGNGKVDYLSDPTPNLQAEWDSDGDDIPDSYFYVVNPLKLEEQLSRSFAEMLRRASSGTAASVISSSRSGEGAVYQSVFYPEYEDEGGKAVQWVGQVQSFLVDSFGNMRVDMYKNSSGVIVSDTSSGFGLKQLNTRNEDLNYNGVRDTGLDEDVNSNNVLDPGEDLNFNGRLDHNVDEPDYDDDGKLDYRDLIAVFDNGTVSLWDDSNENGVKDVEDEVTFTPDIPSWHKNGSLDTEDSNGNGVLDSGEDINGNGHLDTEDQNGNGILDTELVATGYTPDEIKYLWNSRDWLDAFSLDPLTQRAYNSVTDNRYIFTFVDEDDDMIVDPGETKAFEAPATPSFADMTDLSKIFPYLTLYPSFSDKPAWVSNIEGEGNRTTFLPIQAKRVVDFIRGEDQAPVTIGSYTVPGMRGRQYRPAGSSVDHTWRLGDIVSSSPTLVGRPAENYHLIYRDESYAHFLVRYLNRRSVVYAGGNDGMIHAFNGGFYDHDMRTFKTQIAEPYIDANGNDAYDPGEKYADLNGDNAYTPANQTPYPLGAEMWAYVPFNLLPHLYWLTEDTYPHVFYNDLSPKIFDAKIFQEDVDHPMGWGTVMVIGMKFGGGHIYADTDRDDVVDATDKEMSSAFVVFDITNPEVAPKVLAEITLPEQGYTTCYPTVVPMRSKSGSGSSVAFNTNDWYLVFGSGPADENGIAASRDTIGSVTTSGTIGSPTVLGDGKSLQTGRLFVVNLKALTEPGSERIEVIDDNGNALHVTSATTSAFIENFDGDESTTADDEPSFISQPITVDYDLNFNAEAVYFGTIQWDNSNSSWAGQLKRLVIADSTTTTDWVDTISVGSGGIVDRADNVLFDLRMAGVNNISQPVTVAPSITIGEKVSFDIDGSDPAMHLSDQFDRERWVFFGTGRFIVGADASDSAQQSYYGIKEPYDGNNGFTWEEVQLSSLLDSTNIEVYNGKVVKNHPFYSPNDTTWENMIHKMEDGTYQGWYIDFLHTNERNLGQAALLGGLLTFTTYLPSVDVCVAEGTSRLYARWYQTGTSFYKPVFRTGNIFIDANSNQTVDDGELKISGDIDLGSGLALTPNIHTGREKGTTAYIQTSTGDIITISQGETGSTKSEKTSWLQRR
- the sat gene encoding sulfate adenylyltransferase; amino-acid sequence: MSKLVAPHGGKGLVCALLEGAERDAELKKAAELKQIEISDRAKGDLIMMGIGGFSPLTGFMKKADWKGVCENFQMADGTFWPVPITLDVTTADAAEIAEGSEIALVKDGEVFATMLVEEKYEMTEADKKWECEKVFMGEGEESVDGKFWEIAPEDHPGVIMVMNQKDVNLAGPVKVLSEGEYPSEYPGVYLKPAETRAMFDERGWSNVAALQLRNPMHRSHEFLAKIAVEVCDGVLIHSLIGNLKPGDIPAETRVKAIDILIENYFVKEHVINAGYPLDMRYAGPREGLLHATFRQNYGVNNMLIGRDHAGVGDFYGLFEAQEIFDRIPTTGDEGKDLQCKPMKIDWTFYCHKCDGMASLRTCPHEKESRVILSGTKLRKALSEGAEIVDHFGRDEVLDHLKKYYAGLKEKVEVKMQGAASGDSM
- the aroB gene encoding 3-dehydroquinate synthase; this translates as MNELVVGLDERSYPIYFQRNILEIIGIDLQKRNFGKKLAVISDEKVASLYGARLMESLNNAGLQAVLLTFPEGENNKTLETIGTLASAMAREGFDRHDAVIAFGGGVSGDIAGFLASAYMRGIPFVQIPTTLLAQVDSSVGGKTGVDIPEGKNLLGAFYQPRAVYIDIGFLKTLPEDELLGGMAEVIKYGVIRDREFFGFLERNRQALLQLDTELLTETVFRCCKIKAEVVAEDEREGDIRRILNYGHTIGHAVESASDFRLIHGLAVSVGMAAAAEISHGMGQLAGEERDRVIKILTDYNMPTRVPVNLDRKRIRKYLLTDKKVVDGSVFFVLPQSIGEVFITDQIEETLVDEVIGG